Part of the Serinus canaria isolate serCan28SL12 chromosome 1, serCan2020, whole genome shotgun sequence genome is shown below.
TAATATaattacagaattaattttcataaGGAGGAagattcacagaaaaaaaaacaacctaatCCCTCAACTTACTGGGCATTTATATTCTTTAGATCTTTCGTGTTTCAGTGTGTGCATTATAAGTGCATAGCGCCGCTGGAACACCATTCCACAGTCAGTGCATTTGTGCTGCGCTTCCACTTCGTTATTTTCCATGGTCTCTCTTTTGggctgtttcatttttttccctctttgaaCCAGCTTCATGGCAACCTAAGTTGTAAAAACAGAACCTATTAATGAATTTTACTGCATTGTACTTTATACCTTGTCTCAAAGTCTGTATTAAAAGCTAATGATCTGTTTTTCTGTAATACCTCTTAATTTTGATCAGCTAACTTAGTTGCTTAAAAGTTACCTTGTTTCAATTAACTACAAAACTAGAGATCTCAAGGTGAGTGAAAAAccattcttttttaaaaaacataaactTACTATGATGATGGTCCCACAGTGACTTACCAGTTCAGGGACAATGAACTCTTCAGCCCTGAGTAACTGCCTAATTGACATCTATGGGATAGTCACAGAAGAATCAGAGTACTGCCAGTCGGGATTTCTATCAAGTTGAGAGCATTCCAGCTTTCCTAGAGATTTTTATCTAGGAATAAGGCactagtggggtttttttggtgataTTGGCAGTGCTACCTGGAGCTGATAATATCATCTTTCTTTGTAGAAACTTGCTGCCAAATTCTTTAGAAACCAAATTCTAAGTGATCAGGTTAAAATGTCTTTATCAGGTGTGTCCCCTTTGGGTTCCTGAGAATAAGGCATGGGAAGGAAGTACAAGCATCCCTATTTCTTCGTCCTGTTCTCCCAACTGTTGTAGACAGGTAGAAgaattataaaagaaaggccTTATGAAATCAAGGCCTCACTTTGCAAAATTGCCAAAGCAGCCCTGTCACCACTTCTAAGCGCATTTATCAAGCAGTTTGCAAGTTCCCATATGAAGCCATTTTGAGAATGAGACATTTGTTAATGTAACAATCTATTCTGAGGGTGAAAACCAAATGCACCTACAATAACAAGGGATCTGTCCAATGAGAACCAGCAGAAAGAGTATGTAAACAATCCAAGAATAGAGAGATTTGATAGacaggtaaaaaaagaaaagtgaaataaaagtttttggCAAGAAAACTACTAACCAATGGGAGTCAAACATGAGGTCTATGAAACCTGTATAAAATAAGTTATGTGAATAAAGATTTGGCTTTTCCTGCATTAAGAAAACAGAGTCATGCATGACTTATTCTGACACCCAACAAGTGAGGTATCTAGCAGTTTTTGAAAACATGCTAACCCTTCCATGCCTCTGAAAACCAAGCTGAAACTCTGCAGAGAAAACTTtctaacatatttttttaaattttcctattGCTCTGAAAACTTATGCAAACTTGGCTAAATTGTGAagccacaaaaataattttattcagtACATGATTAGTAAGAGCAAGGAGAATACTTGATTCCTACAAAGCATACCTCATCCCCAGTATCTCCATGCCAGGTGCAAGTACTGTAATTTAAACCAGAAGCATTTTTCCTGCAAACTCTTTTTGTTATTCTCCCAGCATCAAAATTGGGAACTCAAGAGAGTGTCTCCTTCCCAAAGCTTATATGACATCCCATGCCAGAGGGGGAGTTGAAGGATGCACAGAACACTAAAGGCTACAAAACAAGTTAGGAAAGCAGAAACCTATTCTTGACTCCAATCCTGAGCGATCATCCaaactaatttcttttttccatagGTCTGTGCACTTCACCTGTCAAGGAGCTGGatttaaaaactgcaaaatacaTTAACAGGAACTATTCCCAAAAGTAAATATTCCCCTTcccaaaacagaagaaaaccatGGTGCTCTCCAACCAGCGTAAATAGGCTGCTCAAGTATTTGGATTGTGCTGTCTTTAGCATCTGGGCTTTTAAGCTGTCCATCTGTAAAAACACACTAATGCTACAGTTTCTATCTCCCAGGGTGTTGCAATGATATCGAATTATTGTCCTGTGTGTGGGACTGGTGGCTCTGGTAGGCAAAACTCTCAGGACTCCTTTGGAAATTAACAGTTCTTCAGAAGACTTGGCCAACACGCAGTGAAGTGCACTCTGTCACAAATTAAATTCATGATGCCCAGTGAGATGATTGTCAACTATCCAAAGGCACTACAAGAGGAAAGGCTCTCAAAGGGGAAAGAGTAATAGGacagtttcattaaaaaaagaaaaaaattgtaactgGAACTAGTTTAATTACTTAATATTTAGGATGTTCAGGTGCTAGAGTTTTTAACAAGAGTGCTCTTTGAACCTTTCTCTTCACTGACCTAATCAGAAGGTAGCAGGAATGCATTACTGTGACTCAAGACTACATCTTCAGATCTACATGGGATGTAAAATTTTTCATTCCCAATGCTGTTGTCAAGTCTGAACAAATGTAGGACTTCACTTCTCTAATAGATAAATGTATGTATCTATGACTGACATACGCATGAGTTAGCTCAGAATTAAATTCACAGATCATTAAGGATTTTGGGGAGATGATACAACTTCTGTCCAACCATAAGAAGCTGTGAGAAGATACTCAGCCTAGACTGTGGCCACTGACATTCTAAGGCCCTTCAATATGGAAGGAATACTGATGCCAAGTCAACGTTTTTGGGATTTTGTCTGCCCAACTGTCACAGTTTAGAAATTACTCTGATAACTACAAGGTCTAACGACAGACAGAATAcctgctgcactgcagattTAGGATTTGCCTTTCtattctgcagctttttttcaattcctttaTGCAGCCTGATGTATCCCCCCTCAGTGACTGAACGCTGGCGAAGCTTGCTTTTGTAAGTATCATCCTGGCTGGAAGTGATACACTCTGGCTGGggaatggagctgctctgctcatcaCTCTTTTGCTTGAGTGTCTCTGAGGAGTCTTCAGATGCAGAGTCCACATGTGTTTTATCACTCTGATTTTGAACTGTCTCAGTTTCCctttggctctgtgtgtgcatggtTTCCACAGCTGATGGCTCGGTGCTGAGTCTGTTGTAGAGGCTGTTTGAAATGCTCTCCACCAGCTGGATCTTGATgtaattttctgttgtttcacaCCGTTCCACAGGCTTGGAAAGATCACCTGCAGTGGTCTCCAGAGGCTCTGGGTGCAGGAGGTCAggctggggtgctgctgcctcctctgtcccagcagagggaggagCTCCATTCACAGCTACTGGCACTTCACTGGCTGTGAGTTTAGGGTGCTCAACACCATCCACGGGCTGCACCTGCAGTTCAGCCTGCTCTGCTAGATTTTGTGTTGACTCTACTGTTTGAATATCTCCCTTTTGGTACACTGTAATTTGTTTCTCTTCCATCTGTTTGTGCACATTCTCACAGATTTCAAGGACCTCTGACATGAAGAGATGCCGGGCAAGCATGGCCACTTCCGCCATACTACAGAAGTCAAACGTTAATTCTGAAGTATAAGCAAATTCCAATAAAGGCAGGAAACTGGACTTGCAGAAACCTACCAGGAATAAAACAAGATATTAGAGCAAATAATGATGACCTGAAATTACCCCAAAATATCCCATGATGAATACAACAGTTCACCTTTGATACAGTTAAGCCTGAAATTTAGAGCAAAACACAATTGGAAATAACAAGCCCATCACTGGCACTCATTTAATTGTCATTTACACTACAGCTTCCTCCTCATGTAGTTTCTATGCATGGGTAAGCTCAGACAACTTTCCCAATAACTAAGTAGTTAACTTAAAAGACTTCCACAATAAAATTCTTTGAGGAATCTTTCAAGATGCTGGGAGAGCCACAATACTTTTAAAGGAGATTAATTGAACCAAAGTCTTTCTGGATCTGCTACATTCAGAAAGTACTCAGGTCTTAAGTAACAAGCGatgtggcagaaaaaaaaaggaagtagctattgaaaacaataaaaatatggaTATATAGATAGAAATCCTGAAATACAGGAATTTGGTATAACTGTCCACAGttgcataaataataaatcaaatatttaatgtgGGGAACCTTCTGGACCATCCtattagaaaattattgttCATGCATGCCTATTACTCATGAAGAACCAGACAGTTAATAAATGAGAAAGCAATGCAGAAGGCCTATGTTCTGTACACTACTCTTCATCACTACAAAGCTATtttagaatatatattttagcTCTTGTCTTTTATGTACCAGGACTGAGAAAGCAGACATGTATAATTCTGCTTCacagaaataagaagaaatttAGCATTCGTAAAGCTAAACAACTCTCCAAGCAGCTTGTCAACATCCCCACCTGATGTACTCaagcatttgatttttctccctttttagCATTCGTTAAATACAAATTCCTAATACAAGGAGGAAACACACCTAAGCAAGGTAAAAATCCATCACcagcttttcagaaattttaagaTTAAATACCACAGTCCATGGAAAATCATATTAGGCAAAATCAGAGTGATCACTTTTGCGTTATGATCCACACAAAATACTTTAAgattaaaacagagaaaaaagcaagataaaaatTTGGTTGTTTTCAACACTCAAAAAAGATTGAATTAAATACTGTACACCTTACTCAGGATATTATGATTTCTAGCTTTGAAACCCAAAGCAATTCACCTGACAGATCCACTACAGCTTCATGACTAGTGACAGCTCCCTTTTCAATGAAGAGCTCTCGGAAGTACGCGCTGTTGGCTGCCAAGACAGATTTGTGAGCTTTGTACTCCTCTCCTTCAATCAGCAAAGTCACATCACAGAACTGATTGGAAAGCCTCTGCTGATTCAGTTGGTTTAAGACTGACAGACAATGTTTGGAAGATGACTGCTTCACAAGGCCCTTACTGTCAACCTGTCATAAACAACATTTGAGAACTTCATTACATTTAGATTGTGCCTTTTTAAGCATTcacactgaaacacagaaaaggatTATTTTCTGCAACCATACAATCAGTTCAACTCTGTAGAATATAGAGCTTAACTTTactattgttttctttctttaagttTCACCCTCCCTCCAAACACAAAACAGATAGGAAAAATGGGAAGACACATCCAAACAGCTCTTTGACTGTATTTTTCTATGCTACAGTCTGAAAAAGTTTAGAAATTCAAATGTCTTTATGTGCATATGAGTCTGCAATTATGACCAAGAATTTTATATATCAGTATAGCATCATTTATTAAGGAAAATATATAGAGCCCATAAGAATCTTGTATGTGATGGCAATTGTAAAATTTATGGCAAAATTGCCATTGCTTATCTTAGATTCTATATGCATAATATATactgtgattttatttcccAGCAATGATGTCCTATAATTAATTTCATGACATATGCAAGAGTATCCCATTTCTACACATTCAATATCTTTGGCAAAATGTATAGTCGTAGATTATCACAGATGGAAAAGAAGACCACGACCAAGAACGCAGTAATAGAAAATGCAAATCTATTCAGATGTAAACAATGGTACTTACAAACACAAGCTCGTGCTTTGCTATTGGTTTCTTCTTCACAGGCtttggggatgctgctgggattGATGCTGTGTTACTCAATTCATCATCTGTTTCATTACTGTCTTCATGAGATTTTGCATCCAGTCCTAGCTCCTCCAGCATTTCAGAAGGATCTGAGAGAGATCTAGAGCGGTCTAGCTTTTCCTGGCACTTGCTGCATTCTTTAATGTAATCTTTAACCTGCTTAAGAATACCTAAGAAAAATTAATGGAGCTTGATTAGGCTTCTTATCTTAATTCAATTTACTATAAACAAATAACTATGTAGAAGATTAGTTAAACATCAATAATTAATAATCAGAAATATTACATACtaaccaagaaaaataaagtcagTCACCTACACTCTCCCTCTCTGATGCAATATTACCAATTCTGATTTTCTCACACCATTGCATGACACTGCATGTCTCTACTGCTAATTTGAGATAGAACATTTAGAATGTCACTAAATCAAGCAAACCCTCCTAGAAAGTCTATtaaggctaaaaaaaaaaaaaaaaaaaaggcatttagaCATTTAGTCTCATCATCCCACATCAATGACAAATGTAATATAATCCTGTATTTAGCCCACACAAATGGCTTGTTCCTCCTGAAGAGGACAAGAATTGAAAGGCTCACTTATGAGCTTTTGCAAAATTGGGATCAACTGTGCTATTTGGAATGACACTGATATGTGCTATTAACACTGATTTAAATAAATTGCTTATGATTTTGGAATTTAAATAAATCGAATTCCCACCAGTACTTTAACCAGTGAAACCAAATACAAATGACAGGACCCAAGAAAATAGCCTGAATTtgtgtcagaggaggtttaggtaGGATATTAGGAACAGGTTCTTCATCCAGAGGGTGGCAgggccctggaacaggctccccaaaGAAACAGTcacagcctgacagagttcaagaagcgTTTGGACAGTGCCCTCAGGAATGACTCTTGTGACTtttggggatggtcctgtgcaaggccaggagttgtattcagtgatccttgtgggtcccttccaactcagcacatTCTGAAATTCTGTAAATCATTTCAGATACTCAATAGGTCCTAAGCACAGGGTCCTCTTCTGGATCCCACGGCATTTTCCATGCATGGCTTTCAATCCAAATTTGTTCACTTCACTACGACAATATAAAAGAATATACAACAGCTGGGCCTCTATGGTTTAAAATCCAGCACAGCTCAAAACTTTGCTGACACAGACTTGGACTTGCTTGCTCACACCTCTTCAGAGCATGACTTGCACTATCATTAAATACCTATCTTTGTAAGGATCAGGAAAAGAGAGACTTAAGGCAACCTAAGATATTAATGCCTATTTCGACAATTTGTACATCTCCTTGATTTCATCTGAAATAGACATGAGGTCTCTGGCCTACAAATCACATCCCTAGCACCCTTCCTGGCCCCTGAGTCAATCTCCAGCCCATGGCCTTGCAATTACAGAACACACACCAGGCTGATGTCCACCTCAGGATGACAGCTGGGCCAAAGCTGCTGtccacagcagccagagagTACTGTAATGGCAGGGAAAACATTGCTTTAAGGGAGACACATGTAAGAAACATAAAACTTGAACTGAAAGCTTGGAATGAATTTTAGCACTCTCACTGTAAGAGAAGCAAGAGGATTTAGGGTGTACAAATAAAGGTGACCAATAAGATCAAAAGAATACAGAATGCCTTCTCCTGACAAACAGAAGCTACACTGAGACCCATGGAGGAAgtttccagcacaggaagagaGCAGATGTCAGAACAGTACAATGCTGGGCAGACAATGGGAATGCAGATAAAGGCAAGGAAACCACCATCCAGAATGGGTACATCAGCTTTGATATATCCTTTCTTCACATGAAAAGATCTTCAGGTCATTGAGATCTGGACTGGAGGGACTGGCTGCAGCTAGAGCAAAATCCCTCCAACTGAAAATAGGAAAACTAAAGCTGGAATTACAGACTTGCTGGTGGATGAAGAGGGCAGAACAAGAGAAGCAATACAGACACACACTAGGCCCATGGCAAGTGAAAAGCGGGCTATTTGTTTAATGGACACCTAGGGCTAAAAGTAGAACACCAAATCCAAAGGGAACAAGATATCAAGTAATTCCCTCAGGTAAAAGCAAGTCCCAGCTGGGAATTACTGCTGCTCAGGCACCACCATTTGTAACAGCTATGGTATCACTCAGGACCCAGCTGAGAATTAGTCTGGTCTTTTCAGACTAATCTGCTTCTCATTGCAAGAAAGAGACAAATAAAACAATGAGTGCCAGGACTGCCACCATTGGCAGCTGTAGTACCTTGACACAAACACCATCACATGCATGAATGAGGTTCAAAGCTAACCCAGGTCATATGGACTGGATTATCACCCTATCACCATGGCACAGTTGAGATGTCACTATCCTACCTGGGCTGTGTGCAGTACCTGGAGGGGACAGCTGTACTCTGTGTTTCCATATATTCAAGGTACCACCACCAGATGAGAAGCCCTGGACAATTTGCTGACCAAGACCTACCGTGTAAAGTGAGCCCTGCCTCTCTCTGGTGTGACACAATGTCACTGCCCACAGACCACGTGCTTCGAGGTGGCGTTTAAAGGCACTGGTCGCTCGGCAAGTGACAGTCCCCTCTTGGTCCCGCCAGGGAGGGCACACGGACATCCCTTCAGCAGAAGTGAGACATGTAACTCCTGGAGAGGGTAcaggagggcaacaaagatgcTGAAGGGACAGAATCATCTCTtttacaaggaaaggctgagggaacaGCGCTTGGTTAGCCTTGAGACGAGACGACTGACAGGGGACGGCATTAACGTGTATAAATATCTAAACAGACGGGGTCGGGAGCATGGAGCAAGGTCCCGGTGGCGCCAAGCAATGACACAACAGGCAACAAGCAGAAACTAACGCACGGGAAGTTCCACGTGAACACGAGGAAAAATTGTAAAGGCGACTGTGcgctggcacaggctgccccgAGAGGCTGTGAGTCTCCATCGGCGGAGACACTCAAGAACCGCCGGGACGCGGTCCTGTGCCACGcgctctgggatgaccctggGACCCACCGCGCTCCCTTCCAGCCGCGCTTCGGTGGCTCGGTGCCCAGAGGCCGCCCCCGCCCAGGCGCTCACCTCTCCACCAGTACTTCTGAGAGAGCCCCTGCCAGGTCTGCAGCCGGGTGCGGTGCGCGCCGTCGGGCGCCAGGTGCGCGGCGCGGATGAGGCGGGCGCGGCGCTCGGCCTGCAGCACCACCTCCAGCTCGGCGAAGCGCTGCTGGTCGCGCTGCCGCCGCTGGTAGTACAGGGTGCCGCCGCGCACCACGTAGCAGGCGGCGGCCTTGCGGATCTTCCGCTTGGCGTTGCCCTCCGTGCCCGGCGCATACGGCTCCCGCTCGTTCGTCAGGTACCGCAGGATGGCCAGGTAGCTCTCCTCGCTGGACATCGCGCGGCAGGAGCGCGGGAGCCGCCCCCGCGCCCGGGCTGCGGAGGAGCCTCCCGGGATAAGGGAAGGGAGATCGGGATCGGCCCGGGCCCGGCGGGAGCCGCGCCCGGGGGGGAACTGGAGTGTCGCGGCCCGCGgcggcaggagggagggagaagctcgggcagcagcggcggcggaAAGACAAAATGGCTGCTGCACAAGCGGAAGTGAGGTGGGGCCGCGCGCGCGCAGGAGGGACCGGGAAGGGGCGGGGGCGCGGGGAAGGGCccgggggagcggggccgccATCTTGAAACCGGGCAGGGGAGAGCCCGGGCGCAAGGGAGGGGCCGCCATGTTGGAGCCGGGCAAAGCCCGCTGTGGAGGCGCGGCCGTGTGGGGACGCTCCCGAGGGAATCCCTGCGCAGCCCCGGCTCCGAAACCGTAGCGGCTTCCGCTCCGAACTGCCTCGGAGCTAGAGCCGCGAGGGGAGTGGCAGGGTCGTTCGTGCCCTTCGGGAGCAGCACCAGTGCGGGCGGGGCGCCGCAGCCCCGCCTCGGGGTACGGTCCGCGCTGTTGTGTTTGTAAGgggcaagaaagaaaatctgttcGAAAAGAACTGCGCGTTTGGCTTGTCCGAGCTCTGCGCTGCTGTTACACCCCTAACAGAGACAGGCGAGGCGGGAGTCGGGGCTGCCGCGCCCAAGcgaagcagcagcagcagcgacCCTTCCACTGCGCTCGGTACCTGCGGgacacacctggagcagggatccccAAACACCGAGAGAGCGACCCGAGGGAGCAGGACCGGCCAAAGGCGCTGTTTATATAGAAAAATAGTTCTGTATTTAcgttttcagtttgttttaatAATGGCAGTGGTGGAATACTGGAGCAGGTGGCCCTAGGAGGTTGAGGAATCTCTGTCCTCGGAGTTGTGTTCAAGACTCAGCTGGATACTAAGCAATCTCATCTAAACAGGCACATTTTGAACAAAGAGTTGGAGTGGACGTCCTCTGGAGGTCCTTTTTAACCCAAATTATTTTGTGGGTCTGTGACAAACTTAGGTACTCAATTTCTTCTGACAAATACTTGATAGAGGATCAATTACATTACATAAGGTAAACCCAAGGGTTTATATTAAATTCCATAATTCATTCTAGTACATCTATGTTTGAGGTGAATTAAGTGCTCTTACACCAGGAAAAGGCCCTGCTCTCAACAGCCTGTCTCACCCAGTGCATAGCTTGTAAGAAGAGTAACCTGATGGGTTGTTATTCTTTACTTCTCACCCTATCAGTCAGAACTCAGGAACAGACATCAAGAGGAGTAATCCTGAAGCACTTCTGTGCACCACTGCAGTGACACCAGGCAGCCTAAGCCCACAAACTTCAAAGCATTAACAAATAATAACTTAATAATTAGTCACATCTGCCAATCAGTTTCTATTTCTATCATTATTGATATTTCAAGCAGATGGTAAAATCTcatctttattttcagcttcttaGCTGAAAACATTCACATGGACACATTTGGGGTACTGGCTGCCTTGTACAAGACAGTGATGTGCTTTGTATAATCACCACTAGCACGCGTAATATTTAGAGGTGTTTTCAGccttcagttttaaattattaaaaattcctttccctGCTAATTACAGgcaatttttcttcctctctttccccctCCAGTTTCTGGCTCCTTAGCTTTCAAATGTGTCAACCAGTTTAAAAGCCtaaatttctttctaaacatgagcagcactttttttttgttgttgttgttgtttttttaatagcaaaaaaGCAGAATTGTTTGGAAAATCATGGTGCAAATATCATTAATATCATTAAGctaaacctttttttaaatgggtTGTAGCCTTCATCCAGACCCCTATCTATTTTACTAAAACTCAAAAAAGGTGTAAGCATAGCCTATTACCCACAGTGCCCATTACAGCCATAGTTTTTGAAGCCCCGAAGGACTGCAGGAAGTTAAAATACAGCTGTCTTCTTGACCAGTGTAAGATAACAAATCAAGTCCTCAAAGTATCAACAGAAAAGTAACTGAtccagaaaacagagaaggtttggtttctgttttggttCTGGTAAATCAGGACATTGCTTTGCCAAGGCTATTGCTGTCTGGCAAAACTGGCAAAGTCTGGGCACACTGTCTGCACAGTGCAGTTATTTAGGCAGACAGAGGAACTCCCGTGAGGAATTTCAATCCCTCTagaggtgggagggaggaaaattACTAAGGGAACCCCTATCTGCATTCAGTAAGTTAAATATGAACCCAAATGAGCTTTAACTATGTAACATCAGCTGCATTTGAAACCCATTCAATCTTCACAGGCTTCCTTTTCCTGACAACAGCTTCCAACAATTCATAGTTTTGTAACTTCCTGACCCAGAAGTTGCATCTGAATCTTTGTGTGTAAGAGCCATGCAGTCTGTGAAATCATCCATTCCCTTTTTCAAACCTCCTCCACATTTGATTCTCTGTATGTTGCTACATGAATTCCACAACACAGGACCTTTGTAAGTAATTTACAGATTATATTGCTTCACACCCCCTTTTAGCTTGTATGTACTCTGATCTTAGAAACCTCTTTTTATGTCATTTGTCATAGATGCAGAATAAACTCAGACACTGTTCTGTCCTTCAGGCAAGAACACTCCTCAAATACCTGCTCCATCTTCCCTGCTACCTGAGCTACTTACTGAAGAGTGGGGAAGTGTGTGCTAATACAGCAAACTGTCTAAGAAACAAAGCGTTTTACGGCAGAAGATGGTTTTCAGTCTGCCAAACCCAGACACAGTCATTTCACAGACTCATTCCCTTCAGCATATCTCACACAGCTGAGCAGACCATGGCACAAGCAATGAATTCCATCAGATGTTTAATCAGCATGACCAACAGTTTGGCAAGTTAGCGCTTTCCACCAACGCGGGGAGCAGAAACCTTGACTGGTTTCACAATCTTCTGCTTAGGTGCTGCCTTTGTAGGGGCCTGTAGAGAAATAATGCAGTGTGAGTGAAAAGAAGCTATTTATCTGCAGTTCTAAAAGTGTCCCTGTATGTACTCTTGACAGAAATCAGATCAGACTAGAATTGCAAACTGTAATACTAGGATCATGTTAGCATTTGTTTAAAACATAACACTAAGCCAGCATATGGTATTAATTCAAAAGTGATAATGAAACACATGGTAGCACTCATCAATATATTGTTACCAAGTTCCTAGACAGTGAAGATGTCACATTCAGGCAAGTTTTTATCTATTAAATATCTCTGATATTAGGTCAGAGAATTGATTTCCTGTAATATTTACTTATTCTGTAAAAAAGATTCATTCTATGCAGCTGTTTGGGTATGCTTAATTATAGAACAGAAGTCCAGTCTAGGAGCTTTCACATCACAAAGTTACAAAAATGCTTCCtcaaaacagaaacaggaatTTCCAATTAAGTGCCACAGCAGAACATGGTGTATTCcattttataatttctattGCCTATTGCATCTCACCTttgcagcagaaacagctgtTTTCTTGGTTGCCTGCTTAGCCTTCTTGGCTT
Proteins encoded:
- the ZBTB11 gene encoding zinc finger and BTB domain-containing protein 11 codes for the protein MSSEESYLAILRYLTNEREPYAPGTEGNAKRKIRKAAACYVVRGGTLYYQRRQRDQQRFAELEVVLQAERRARLIRAAHLAPDGAHRTRLQTWQGLSQKYWWRGILKQVKDYIKECSKCQEKLDRSRSLSDPSEMLEELGLDAKSHEDSNETDDELSNTASIPAASPKPVKKKPIAKHELVFVDSKGLVKQSSSKHCLSVLNQLNQQRLSNQFCDVTLLIEGEEYKAHKSVLAANSAYFRELFIEKGAVTSHEAVVDLSGFCKSSFLPLLEFAYTSELTFDFCSMAEVAMLARHLFMSEVLEICENVHKQMEEKQITVYQKGDIQTVESTQNLAEQAELQVQPVDGVEHPKLTASEVPVAVNGAPPSAGTEEAAAPQPDLLHPEPLETTAGDLSKPVERCETTENYIKIQLVESISNSLYNRLSTEPSAVETMHTQSQRETETVQNQSDKTHVDSASEDSSETLKQKSDEQSSSIPQPECITSSQDDTYKSKLRQRSVTEGGYIRLHKGIEKKLQNRKANPKSAVQQVAMKLVQRGKKMKQPKRETMENNEVEAQHKCTDCGMVFQRRYALIMHTLKHERSKEYKCPLCKKEFQYGASLRAHLVRHTRKTEASAAAAGAEGTGMSSVKGRTKREFVCDICGRTLPKLYSLRIHMLKHTGVKPHACKVCGKTFTYKHGLKMHLALHEVQKQFKCDLCEKSFVTKRSLQEHMSIHTGESKYLCSICGKSFHRASGLSKHIKKHQPKPEVRGYQCTQCDKSFYEARDLRQHMNKHLGVKPFQCQFCGKCYSWKKDWYSHVKSHSVTDPYRCNVCGKEFYEKALYRRHVKKATHGKKGRAKQNLERVCEHCGRKFTQLREYRRHMNNHEGVKPFECLTCGVAWADARSLKRHVRTHTGERPYVCPVCNEAYIDARTLRKHMTKLHRDYIPCKIMLEKDTLQFHNQGTQVEHAISILASDIQEQETEISFGTGEGETVVVTGETLEAIEAVAATEECTSVSTLSDQSIMQVVNYVLAQQQGQKMAEVTQAIETVEVEVAHVTTTESI